TTTTTGTAAATAGAAGGCAGTAGCCAGCCCTGTAATTCCCCCTCCAACTACTGCAATTCGTGGTTTAGTCATGAGTTAATCATCCTTTTAATGTTTTCTCAATAACTGTTGCTAAAGCTTGAATGAATTCTGGCTTCGCATTTGGCATCTCGGGCCTATAGTAACCAGCGCCCACTTCGTCAGTCACCACTTTACACTCATAATCATTATCGTATAATACTTCCAAATGGTCGGCAATAAACCCTACTGGACAATACATGAAAGCTTTGTAGCCTTGCTTTTCATAGAGATCCCGTGTTAAATCTTGCACATCAGGACCAATCCATGGATCTGGTGTATTCCCTTCACTTTGCCATCCAATTTCATAGTTTTTAATATCCGCTTTTCTAGCGATAAGACGAGCTGTTTCTTTTAATTGATCTGGATACGGATCCCCGTTTTTAAGTATCTTCTCTGGCAAACTGTGGGCAGAAAAAATAACGACATGATGCTCTTTTTCTTCATCTGTCATAGTGGCACGTGTTTTAATGATTTGCTCAGCCCAATAGTCGATGAATTCAGGCTCATCATACCAGCTATCCACACTTGTAATTGTTGGACCACCGATTGATTTGGCTTCTTCTTTCGCACGTCCGTTATATGATTTTACGCTGTAGGAAGAGTAATGCGGGGCAAGAACGATACTAACCGCTTCTTCAATTCCATCTTTATTCATATTATGAACGGCTTCCTCAACAAATGGGTCAATGTGCTTTAATCCTTGATACGCTTTAAATTGCACCTCTTTGTCTTTATACCGGCGATTAAGCTCTTCTTCAAGTTTCTGCGTCTGATCATTTGTAATGTCAGCCAAAGGAGAAATCCCTCCGATGGCTTGATACCTGTCTGTTAAATCATCCAGCTGTTCCTGTGACGGCTTTCTCCCACCTCTAATATGGGTATAGTACGGTTCAATTTCCTCCATTTTTCGAGGCGTACCGTAAGCCATTACTAACAGCCCTAACGTCTTAGTCATGTTGATCATCCTTCACTTAATTTGTTATAGCAAGTTGCTCTCTTGAATACTCATGTACAAATTTAGTTAGTTTTTTCAATGTTTCTGGAGATACTTCTGGAAAGACACCGTGCCCTAAATTGAAAATAAAGCCTGGTTGTTTTAGTCCTGCATCAAGGATGGCTTTAGCCCTTTCTTCGATTACTGACCAAGGAGCAAGTAATAAAGAAGGATCAAGATTCCCTTGAACAGCTTTGGTAATCCCATCTTGTCTCGCTTCATGAATCGGATATCGCCAATCAAGTCCCACAACATCTAATGAGAGGTCATGCCAATCCAATGTTAAATGTCGGGCCCCGACCCCAAAGATAATAAGAGGTACTCCCTCAGTCTTAAGTTCAGAAAATATTCGCGTCATGATAGGCTTAACAAATAGTCGATAATCTTGTTGATTCAAAGCACCAACCCATGAGTCAAATATTTGAATGGCCTGAGCACCTGCCTTAATCTGCGCTTTTACATATGTGACAACCATACTGCCGAGCTTGTCCATTAATTTCTGCCATGCCTCTGGTTGAGAATACATCATCGCTTTCGTTTTATTATAATTCTTCGAAGGACCACCTTCAATCATGTAGCTCGCAAGTGTAAACGGTGCGCCGCTAAAACCAATGAGTGGAACATTTAGCTGTGTACGAAGAAGCTTTATCGTCTCTAGAACAAAATCCACATCTTTTTCTGGCTCTAATACGCCAAGCCTCTCCACATCAGGTAATGTTCGTATAGGATTAGAAATAACGGGACCGATCCCTTTTTTGATCTTCACATCTACACCGATCCCTGGTAATGGTGTCATAATATCCTTATACAAGATTGCTGCATCGTTACTGTATTGATCTACAGGTAATTTTGTTACCCATGCACAAAGTTCTGGCCTGTGTGTAATGTCTTCGAGACTATATTTTTCCTTTATTTCACGATATTCTGGCTGCGATCTCCCCGCTTGTCGCATATACCATACAGGAACGTGATCCACTTGCTGTTTACGGCAAGCTTTTAAAAACGTGTCATTAAAACTCTCAGTCACTATTTACACCCCGAATCATTAGTTAAAATACTTGTTTAAACATATTATTTAGAATGTTTGTTAAAAAACAATCTCACTAAATTGTACACTACATGATACATAAGAGGATAGTGTTACGCTCTCTTTGTTCATACATTTATCATATTTTAAAAAGCGCTCATATGCAAAAACAACATCAGCCATTCAGAAGCCGATGTTGTAAATGATGTGTTAATTGTAAGAAAATATACTAAACTTTCCTTCGGCAATGTTTGATGAAGGCCCCTCTCTATCGGTTAATGGATTATAGGGGACAACGATATAATTATTTGGCGAAAACATCGAAGCACCCTGCACAGTATAGCTGTTTTCCCCCACTATTTCATCAATAAATTGTGTTTGCCCTTCATTTTTTTCATAAATACGGTAGTGCAACCTCTCGTCTTCACTTCCTGACCATTCCAACTGCACTCGACTACCCATCAATCCTGGAGAGACCTTCGCCTTAAGATCTGAAATGTCTACAAATCGAATAGGATCTGCTAAGTCATCTACCTTTTCTGGCAAAGAGAATGTCAATTGCTTGGTAGACCTATCCTCCGCAATCTCATTCATTATCGTTTTAAAAGCTATAGTTGGAACAGCACTGGAGGAATTAAGATAATGAGAGTCATCAGGCTGATCATATCCCATCCATATCACCCCAGATATCTCTGGCGTATAGCCAGCGAACCATAAATCTCTCTCTGCTCCGCTCACTTGTTCAAAAGCTGTGGTTCCCGTTTTACCTGCTAAATCTCCTTGATAATCACCTACACTGCCTGTCCCCTTTTCGGTCACTGCTAAAAGCATTTTTGTCATATTCCAGGCCGTTTGGGGTGAATAAACTTGGACCTCCTCAATCTCATGCCTCAGAACATCATGACCATTGCGATCTGTTATCTTTTCAATAAAGTAAGGTTCTGAATACATGCCTTGATTTGCTAAAGTTCGATAGGTACCAGCAACTTCCAATGGCGTTAATCCGTCCTGTAGCCCGCCTAAAGCAATACTAAGGCCATCATCTTCTATCTCCACCTCTTGCCTAGCCAAATAGCTTTTAGCCGTTTGTATGCTAAGTTGATCAAGTGCCCATACCGCGGGTACATTCGCAGAGTCTTTAATGGCATCATACATCGTCATTTCATCCGTATACTCATTGTTATAGTTTCTCGGCGTATAATCATCAAATGTCATTTTTTTATTTGTCAATAATGAATAAGGGTGAAAGAGACCTTCCTCCATAGCTGGGGCATAGACAGCTATCGGCTTAAGCAGAGAACCTGGGGAACGTCGGGCTTCAGCACGGTGAAATCCTTTTCGTTCATAATCTCTCCCTCCCTGTACGGCTATTACGCCTCCTGTCTCATTATCCAATAGCACGACACTTCCTTGTACAGGCAGATCACCAGTGGAGGCTGGAAAAGTATCACTCTGTTGAAAAACATCATATGTTATTTGCTGAATTTCATTATCCATTGCCACAACGATGTCATAGCCACCTTTTAGCACTTCTTCTTCCGTCATGTTATAGACGTTCTTTGCCTCTTTTAAAACAAGGTCCATGTATGGATCATAAGCTGGGTTACCGACAATATTTATTTGCTCAGTAGGTAATGCCCTACCTTGCCACCTCACTGCCTCTTCTGCTGTTAAAAAATCGCGACGTACCATTGTACTTAATACAAGATCTCGTCTTTTTTTACTACGTTCTTGATCAATAAAAGGCGAGTAATGATTAGGTGCTTTAGGCAGAGCAGCAAGGAGAGCCCCTTCATCAACAGACACATCAGCAATGCTTTTTCCGAAATACACGTGAGCCGCTGCCTCCACACCATAAGCACCGTGGCCAAAGTAAATACTATTTAAATACATTTCCAAAATATCATCTTTACTGTATCGTCTCTCTAAATTAATGGCAATGAGAACTTCATTCGTCTTTCGCAGCCACGATTTTTCAGGTGAAAGAAACGCGTGTTTCGCTAACTGCTGAGTGATCGTACTCCCTCCTTCTGCTTTCGATTGTGTTATTACGTCACGATAAACTGCTCGACCAATTGCTTTAAAATCGATTCCTGTATGATCATAAAAACGATGGTCTTCAATCGCAAGAAAGGCCTCTTGTACGTGATCTGGGATCATGTCTAGATCGACTATTTCCCTATTCTCAACAAATATTTTTGTGAGCTCATTCCCATCCCGATCATAAATAGTTGTCGCCTCATTGAGGACGAGGTTCGTTTCATCTATTGTATAATTTCCAAAAATGATAATGCCTACATAACTTAAACTACCAATTAGTAAGATAGCTATTAAAAACAGCATCCCTAATAGAATACGCCGTATGGCCATACTATCCCCTCCCACTTCGCCGCTAACATTATGTTACATTAAAAATTTGGCGAAACTTCTTTATTATAATACGATAAATAGCGAAAAAAGTTTCTTCCTAAAGAAAGTTTACTAGATTAGACAGGTTCTAAGTAGGGAGGTTATCATGTATAGTTAAGAGAGAAAATTGTTTTTGTGGGGGGATTACATGAGCGTGTTAAGTATTTTTATTATAAATGAAGTCACATTTCTTTCTATATGGATTGCTCTGTTTGCAGGGGTCGTTTCATTTCTATCTCCTTGCGTGTTTCCGCTAGTGCCAGCTTACATTGCCCAATTAACTGGTGGGAGTATCAATCAGCATGAAATAGTGGCAGATCGTAAGCTTATTCTTTCAAGAAGCATTGGATTTATCATCGGCTTCACGTCTATTTTTCTCGTTCTCGGTGCCACCTCTTCACTTTTTGGTCAGTTATTTTTGCAAAATCAAGTATTGTTGCAGCAACTAGGCGGGATTATCATTGTCTTATTCGGATTACAACTCACAGGTGTATTTAGCTTCAACTTTCTTATGAGTGAGAAAAAATTAATGAAACCTTCTAAGTCTGCAAGCTTTGGACGATCCATCCTCTTCGGATTGGTATTCGCAGCAGGCTGGTCCCCATGTATTGGACTCGTTTTAGGTTCTATTATCGCACTCGCATCACAAAGTACTCATACATTAGGAGGCATGCTATTATTATTGTTTTATTCAATCGGTATCGGCCTCCCATTTTTACTAGTCGCCCTTATTTACTCAAAGTCAATTAACAAAATTCGCAACATTAATCGTTACTTACCTTTCATTCAAAAAACGAGTGGTGTCATCATGATTTTACTAGGGATTATGCTATTTTCCGGCCTTTTCTCACGGATAGCGGCATACTTATCACAGTATATTCCTTTTTCTATATGATGATAAATGGCTCCTTTATAAGTTAGCTTTTCACATTAAAAAATAACAGCATACAAGAGGCGTTTCCTAACATTTTCGTTATAAAACGAACCAATCAGTAGGCACTTCCGTACTTCTCCCATTGATTGATCGTTTAGTGAATTAGGACTTTAACGTCCGTTATCTGCCACCTAAAATGGATTTATCTCTGCTCTATTTTAAAGCTAGCATTTTACGGACGGTTATCTGTAATAAAAGTGTCTTATTAATGAGGCACCTTTAATCACTATATACATGTTGTAAACTAACTAAGGAGAGATTTATATGATGAATGAATTATATGAAAAACTGGCTAGCTGTTATGATGAAATGGTTGATATTCGCCGCTACTTACACCAACACCCAGAGCTGTCTTTTCAAGAAGTAAAAACCCCTCAATACATTGCTAAGTACCACCGTCAGCTCGGGCATGAGGTACGAGAAGGGGTTGGTGGTCGTGGTGTTCTAGCAACTCTTAAAGGAGAAGCAGGTGAAGGGCCTACAGTAGCATTACGGGCTGATTTCGACGCTTTACCTATTCAAGACTTAAAGGATGTCCCTTATAAGTCAACTGTCCCAAACGTCATGCATGCATGCGGTCATGACGCCCATACCTCTTTATTGCTTGTGTTAGCTAAAGCACTTAATTCTATGAAGAAGAGTTTGAAAGGGACTGTCGTATTTATTCATCAGCATGCAGAAGAACTGGCTCCAGGCGGCGCAAAGCCCATGATTGATGACGGTTGTTTAGAAAATGTGGATGTTATTTTTGGAACGCACTTATGGGCCACTACCCCGATTGGTACGATTGAATATAACGAAGGACCCCTTATGGCTGCAGCTGATCGATTCGAAATCATCGTCCACGGAAAAGGCGGACATGGGGCACAGCCTCACATGACGAAGGACGCTATTTTGATCGGTTCCCAAATTGTCCAGTCTTTACAACATATTGTAAGCCGGCGTGTGGATCCTATGGAATCGGCCGTTATTAGTATCGGTGCTTTTGAGGCAAAGAATGCCTTTAATGTTATTGCAGATTCGGCGAGATTGGAAGGCACAGTACGTACGTTTGATGAAAAAATACAAGCTCAAGTGAAAGAAAATATAGCAGAGGTGGTTCATGGGGTAGCTGACAGTTTCGGTGCAAAAGCAGACTTCCATTACTACAAAGGGTATCCCGCTGTTATAAATCATTCAGATAAAGCCCAATTTCTTCAACGGGTAGCCTCTCAATCAAAAAATATTGAACAGGTTATCCATGCTACACCTCAAATGGGTGGAGAAGATTTCAGTTATTATTTAAAACATAAAAAAGGAGCCTTTTTCTTCACTGGTGCCCAACACCCTGATTGGGAAACGACCTACCCTCATCATCATCCTCGCTTTGACATTGATGAACGAGCGATGTTACATGGCGCCACTGTGCTTGGTAACCTCGTGTTAAACACTTTTGAAAACGAGGCTTAAATTCACACGTCTTGTTGCTAGTTAATCCAATGTGTCTGTCAAAGCACGCTACAGACACATTGGTCGTTTTCTCATAAGACCTAGTTTCTTCAGGCGATCTTCAGCTTTACTTTCATAAAACGCCCCCTCAACCAGGCCATTAGCGTCCATTACCTCCCGCCTAAATAGATTTTGCTTTCCTCTCTAGTTTGAACAGGAGGTTTTACGTGCTGTTATCTATGATAAATGACTTTTTTAATAAGAAGGCTTGTCCCCTGATAATCCCCATCAACATGAGCCTCCCTCAATACCCTCACCTCTCAAGTTCACTAGCTTAATAAAGTTGCCTCCATAGAGCTCCTAAATTTTAATTTTTGTTCACGCCAGACAGCTAGGCATTGACTAACTACCTCAACCAATCCTTCTAGCAAATCAGCAGATAGTGCACAGATAATTTCAGGATAATTTTCTGTCATCTCCACGTTATACATATAAATCATAAAATGGGTCATACTAGCAAATGTCACTATACAAAAATTTAAGGAGATGACTCCGTTGAAGAAACGAAAAATTTTGGCAAGGGTGGTGACTCTGCTATTTATTTTTTTCACTGTTTCTCGTTTTGTCTTAGCAGATACGAATGATGGCAAGATAAGACTTGTTCATACTTCCCCTGATACACCACAAATTGATGTGGCTATAAATGACGAGGTGGTCGTTGAAGCACTTGATTATACACAAGCATCTGATTATATCGTTATTCCACCAAATGAATATACATTAACGATTTACCCTAGCGGTGACTATGAGACACCACTTTTAAACATGAACGTCACGATTGACGAAGATAGTGCTTATACGGCAGCTATCAGCCATATGGTAGAGAGTTTAGATGTCATGATAATGGAAGATACAATGATGACGACAGATGGCAAAACAATCGTTCGAGCGGCTAATTTATCTCCTGACGCGCCAACTGTTTCATTCACCGCTAACGACGTCTCCCTATTTACTGATTTGTCATTTATGACTGTATCTCATTATGCGGATCTTGTTTCTGGAGCGACTAATCTAAACTTTTTATCTTCAGAACCGAACAGTGTGATATTATCTCTTCCAACAATTGAACTTGATAGTGATATGCAATATACCATGTTATTAGTTGGACTTACTAACGGTACACCGGAATTAGACGTAATAACCTTAGTAGACCCTTCTCTTAGTCGTCTCCCTTCACAATTACCTGTCACAGGCTTAGGAGGGGCATCAGAATATAAAAGTAATGTCATTACAATCGGGGGCATACTTAGTATTTTAATTACATTAACAGTTATTTTCTTGCTTTTCCAAATGCAACCATGGAACAACCATTCAGATCGGTAGTCGTTATCTTATTAATTATAATATCAGGAATGGCAACACTTTCTTTCGCCCCTACCGTAGAAAGTGCCCATCAACCTGTTAGCGAGCATGGCATGATACCCGTGATGATTCAAATTCCTAAATTGGGAATTGCAGCAGAGATCGTTCCTTGCCATATGAATAAAGATGGTTCTATGCAAGTTCCTGAAAAAGGGGATGTAGCAGGCTGGATGACGAACAGCCCTATACCGGGAGACGAGGGGAATGCTGTCATTGCGGGCCATGTCGATGATTTTACAGGCCCAGCGATTTTTTTCAGCTTAAAAAATCTCGTGCACGGCGATGAAATTTTGATTAAAGATGCACACGGTTTGACCCTTACATTTGAAGTAGCCAAAATTGAAATTTACCCAAATCATTACGCACCAATCGATACGATCTTCGGTTACGCAAGTACGCCAAAATTAAATTTAATTACTTGTCATGGCTTGTTTGACAGAAAAAGAAAAACACACGAAGAGAGGCTAGTCGTATATACAGAACTTAAATTTAAAGAAAAAGCTGAAATAGCCACTCAATAAACCCTTTTTCATAAAACGAACCTTCAATCAGGACATTAGCGACCGTTAACTCACGCTTAAATACATTTACATCTCCTCTCTATTTTGAGAAGGGAGCTTTACGGACGTTACCTGTGATGAAACGTGATCAAAATAAAACGTCACGTGAAAGCATAGTTCTTCTTATCTCTAGGCTGTATCTTCTTAAATTCCGATTTTTTCACAATAAAAAAACTGTCTTCAATTCCACTCATATCAGCGAAATTGAAGACAGTCACTCTAAATATTATTCGTGGGTTAACAAACGGTATCGAAAACTATTTTTAGTGTGATGTGCCAATATTTCTAAATAGTGATAATTGGCAGTGGCACCAACTAAAGCCCCGAATCCTGGGACAAGCTGTAATGTTTTTGGCAAATCAATAAAGTCACGATATTCCAATTGGAAAGTACGCCAATCTATCTCATGAGACTTCCCGTTCTCCTCTCTCCACACACCTTCTAATTCATCCCATGATTTCACTTTTTCTAAACTATTTTTTTTAACAACTTCTTTTGAAAAAGCAAGTTGGAAGATATGAAGTAAGAATAACCTTTCCTTTGGTTCGTCAGTATTAAAACCATAAATTTTCCCTGCGTCAAATAAGCATTTCATTTTAATAGTAAGCAATAGAGGAAAATCTGCTAAACCGAGCATAATGCCACCGAACCCCGTACCGGCACCTTCTACCGCTGCTGTACGTTTATACATAGCCACTCGTTCATCAAATTGTCTGTCCCGTTCTTCTAATGTCGCTTCTGTGACACGATCTAATTCCGATAAATAATCACTTCCTACCAAAGTCGCCTGAACCATATGTTTAACACTCTCTGTTACAATATTATGAATTTTTTCAGGGATCTTGTTATTAATTTTATTTTGCCACCGCTTACTAAGACCTGCCGGTAACGAGGGAGGACGGTTAATTTTATGTTCCCAGCGTTTTAATTCACGCTCGACCTTCTCCTTATAAGACATCATCAGTCCTCCTCCTTTCCCTATACACTACGTTATGCTAATAAAGACGATGCATATTTTTTCCCTAAACGAACATAAATGTGATAGCTGTACGTGATGACCGCTAACACTAAAACGACACTTCCTGCTGCCAGACCGTAACTAAAGACTGTAGCAATAAAAAATATAAGTGATTGACAGACCCCCGCTGTTAACAGCCAGAATTTATGTCCTGCTAATTTAACGTCATCACCCACAGGATATAAATCAACCATTTGGCTTGTGTCATAATGATTTTTAAGCGTTTCTAGCTGAAGAGCTGTCATATAGGCAAATAATACACTAATAAGCCATCGTCCCCAGTCAAGCTCTACGATCGTTAAAAACAGCACGCCAAGGAAAGTTAACCGAATGAAAATACCGAAGTAATCATTCGCTCTAAAAAATGATCTGGCAAACATATAATGATAGACACGTGTCTTACTATATGGCACTAATTTATAAAGTGGAGATAGCCAGCGGCGAGAACGTACTTTGGATTTTAAGCTCGGAACATCAGTGAAACTATTGGCCACTCTATAAAAAGTCA
The DNA window shown above is from Salipaludibacillus agaradhaerens and carries:
- the hemH gene encoding ferrochelatase, producing MTKTLGLLVMAYGTPRKMEEIEPYYTHIRGGRKPSQEQLDDLTDRYQAIGGISPLADITNDQTQKLEEELNRRYKDKEVQFKAYQGLKHIDPFVEEAVHNMNKDGIEEAVSIVLAPHYSSYSVKSYNGRAKEEAKSIGGPTITSVDSWYDEPEFIDYWAEQIIKTRATMTDEEKEHHVVIFSAHSLPEKILKNGDPYPDQLKETARLIARKADIKNYEIGWQSEGNTPDPWIGPDVQDLTRDLYEKQGYKAFMYCPVGFIADHLEVLYDNDYECKVVTDEVGAGYYRPEMPNAKPEFIQALATVIEKTLKG
- the hemE gene encoding uroporphyrinogen decarboxylase, which gives rise to MTESFNDTFLKACRKQQVDHVPVWYMRQAGRSQPEYREIKEKYSLEDITHRPELCAWVTKLPVDQYSNDAAILYKDIMTPLPGIGVDVKIKKGIGPVISNPIRTLPDVERLGVLEPEKDVDFVLETIKLLRTQLNVPLIGFSGAPFTLASYMIEGGPSKNYNKTKAMMYSQPEAWQKLMDKLGSMVVTYVKAQIKAGAQAIQIFDSWVGALNQQDYRLFVKPIMTRIFSELKTEGVPLIIFGVGARHLTLDWHDLSLDVVGLDWRYPIHEARQDGITKAVQGNLDPSLLLAPWSVIEERAKAILDAGLKQPGFIFNLGHGVFPEVSPETLKKLTKFVHEYSREQLAITN
- a CDS encoding transglycosylase domain-containing protein, with translation MAIRRILLGMLFLIAILLIGSLSYVGIIIFGNYTIDETNLVLNEATTIYDRDGNELTKIFVENREIVDLDMIPDHVQEAFLAIEDHRFYDHTGIDFKAIGRAVYRDVITQSKAEGGSTITQQLAKHAFLSPEKSWLRKTNEVLIAINLERRYSKDDILEMYLNSIYFGHGAYGVEAAAHVYFGKSIADVSVDEGALLAALPKAPNHYSPFIDQERSKKRRDLVLSTMVRRDFLTAEEAVRWQGRALPTEQINIVGNPAYDPYMDLVLKEAKNVYNMTEEEVLKGGYDIVVAMDNEIQQITYDVFQQSDTFPASTGDLPVQGSVVLLDNETGGVIAVQGGRDYERKGFHRAEARRSPGSLLKPIAVYAPAMEEGLFHPYSLLTNKKMTFDDYTPRNYNNEYTDEMTMYDAIKDSANVPAVWALDQLSIQTAKSYLARQEVEIEDDGLSIALGGLQDGLTPLEVAGTYRTLANQGMYSEPYFIEKITDRNGHDVLRHEIEEVQVYSPQTAWNMTKMLLAVTEKGTGSVGDYQGDLAGKTGTTAFEQVSGAERDLWFAGYTPEISGVIWMGYDQPDDSHYLNSSSAVPTIAFKTIMNEIAEDRSTKQLTFSLPEKVDDLADPIRFVDISDLKAKVSPGLMGSRVQLEWSGSEDERLHYRIYEKNEGQTQFIDEIVGENSYTVQGASMFSPNNYIVVPYNPLTDREGPSSNIAEGKFSIFSYN
- a CDS encoding cytochrome c biogenesis CcdA family protein — translated: MSVLSIFIINEVTFLSIWIALFAGVVSFLSPCVFPLVPAYIAQLTGGSINQHEIVADRKLILSRSIGFIIGFTSIFLVLGATSSLFGQLFLQNQVLLQQLGGIIIVLFGLQLTGVFSFNFLMSEKKLMKPSKSASFGRSILFGLVFAAGWSPCIGLVLGSIIALASQSTHTLGGMLLLLFYSIGIGLPFLLVALIYSKSINKIRNINRYLPFIQKTSGVIMILLGIMLFSGLFSRIAAYLSQYIPFSI
- a CDS encoding M20 family metallopeptidase is translated as MNELYEKLASCYDEMVDIRRYLHQHPELSFQEVKTPQYIAKYHRQLGHEVREGVGGRGVLATLKGEAGEGPTVALRADFDALPIQDLKDVPYKSTVPNVMHACGHDAHTSLLLVLAKALNSMKKSLKGTVVFIHQHAEELAPGGAKPMIDDGCLENVDVIFGTHLWATTPIGTIEYNEGPLMAAADRFEIIVHGKGGHGAQPHMTKDAILIGSQIVQSLQHIVSRRVDPMESAVISIGAFEAKNAFNVIADSARLEGTVRTFDEKIQAQVKENIAEVVHGVADSFGAKADFHYYKGYPAVINHSDKAQFLQRVASQSKNIEQVIHATPQMGGEDFSYYLKHKKGAFFFTGAQHPDWETTYPHHHPRFDIDERAMLHGATVLGNLVLNTFENEA
- a CDS encoding DUF4397 domain-containing protein yields the protein MKKRKILARVVTLLFIFFTVSRFVLADTNDGKIRLVHTSPDTPQIDVAINDEVVVEALDYTQASDYIVIPPNEYTLTIYPSGDYETPLLNMNVTIDEDSAYTAAISHMVESLDVMIMEDTMMTTDGKTIVRAANLSPDAPTVSFTANDVSLFTDLSFMTVSHYADLVSGATNLNFLSSEPNSVILSLPTIELDSDMQYTMLLVGLTNGTPELDVITLVDPSLSRLPSQLPVTGLGGASEYKSNVITIGGILSILITLTVIFLLFQMQPWNNHSDR
- a CDS encoding class F sortase → MEQPFRSVVVILLIIISGMATLSFAPTVESAHQPVSEHGMIPVMIQIPKLGIAAEIVPCHMNKDGSMQVPEKGDVAGWMTNSPIPGDEGNAVIAGHVDDFTGPAIFFSLKNLVHGDEILIKDAHGLTLTFEVAKIEIYPNHYAPIDTIFGYASTPKLNLITCHGLFDRKRKTHEERLVVYTELKFKEKAEIATQ
- a CDS encoding EcsC family protein codes for the protein MMSYKEKVERELKRWEHKINRPPSLPAGLSKRWQNKINNKIPEKIHNIVTESVKHMVQATLVGSDYLSELDRVTEATLEERDRQFDERVAMYKRTAAVEGAGTGFGGIMLGLADFPLLLTIKMKCLFDAGKIYGFNTDEPKERLFLLHIFQLAFSKEVVKKNSLEKVKSWDELEGVWREENGKSHEIDWRTFQLEYRDFIDLPKTLQLVPGFGALVGATANYHYLEILAHHTKNSFRYRLLTHE